The window CCGGCAAAACCCATTCGCTTCTAAGGAAGCTTGAATACATGGTTGATGAGAATAGAATGGTTGAGGCCGATTCAGTGTTGCTTCTCTGTTTCACCAGAGCTGCTGTCAGTGAAATAAAGGACAGATTTAAGGCTGGTGTTGATTCTGGCAAGTACTCCGATGATCTGTCCCGGTTAGAGATCAGAACTTTTGATTCATTTGCCACCAGGGTGCTGATTGCCCGTAATATTGATCTGACAGGAAAGGATTATAATAGCCGTATTGAAATGGCTATACAGGAGATACAGGCCGACCCTGAAATAATTGGTGAAATGAGACATTTAATAGTTGATGAGATCCAGGATCTGGTTGGAATCCGGGCTCGACTGGTGCAGGCAATCCTGTCATGCAAGCCTCCAGACTGCGGCTTCACTCTTCTGGGAGATTCCCTTCAAGGAATCTATGATTATCAGATTAAGGACTGTCCCGGTGAACCTGGGGCGACAGATCTGCTTGAATGGATAATGAGTAATTTCCCAGATCGGCTAGGGGTGGTAACACTTGATCGGAATTTTCGCCAGAATGGTGAACTGGCGTCCTTCATGGCAAAGTCACGAATGTTGCTGGAGGGGGGGACAGAAAGGGCAGTCCGCACGTTTATCCGTAGTGTGGAGGAGCTAAAGTGCTGCGGTAAGGATTATAACTTTCCGCTGCCCCTTGAAAATCACAAAAAAATTGGTATACTGTGCCGAACCAATGGTGAGGCACTAAAAATATCCAACTATTTCAGGCAACGAGGAGTTGACCATGTGCTGAGGAGGCACCAGGATTCTCCTGAATTGCCACCGTGGATAGCCGAAGTGTTATCGGCAGGAGAGGTACATCTGACCAGGGAACAGTTCATCAACATTGTGACCAGTCTTGACCTGCGACACCCCATGGATAACGAAAAACTTTATAGTGTCCTGCATTCAGTAGGAGATCAGAACACGCCCCGGGTTCTTAATCTTAACGGCTTGAAAAGAGCACTGGCTCTTGGTGCGCGCCTTCCGGATGAGTTATACGAGGAAAGGCGGTGCCATATATTTTTGAGTACCATTCACCAGTCCAAGGGACGAGAGTTTGAAGAGGTTTTTCTTCTCTCTCCACGGCTGAATGAGAAGGATCAAATCATGGAGGAAGCCAAGGTGCTTTATGTTGCAGTTACGAGGGCGAGACAATCTCTGGAAATAATAAAAAGATCATTCAGCAGGGAATGGCTGACGAAGTCAGAAACAGTGGATCGCTGGTTGGAAGTAGCCAATAAGAGGGGTGGCGGTAAGACCCTGGTTAGCCTTGAGGTGGGGAGGGAGCAGGATGTTGATAATCAGGGTTTTGTGGATGGACTTTTGGTCAGTAACCCGGAGGAAAACCAGATTTATCTCAGAATGCATGTTGTACCAGGAGACAGGGTGGAAATTAGAATGGGGGAAGAAATGGATTTTTATGGAATCTATCACAAAAGAAGACTTATTGGTAGGATGTCCATGAAATTCCATCTTGAGGTAGGGGAAATCATGAAAGAGGTTTATGGGTCTTCCTCACACAGACCAATGGCATTTGAAGAGATATATATTGATCAGGTGCATTCTGTAGTAAAAAAGCCGGAGACGCTCAGGAAGACTGTACCTGAACCTTACTTTACCAGCGGGGTGTGGCATGGGGTAAGCCTTTCCGGCCTTGCCAAGGTGTTCTGGCCATGGGATTGTAGGAGGTGAGAGTATTGAGCATTGAAAGGTATTATGAGGCTCGGGAGTTGCTGGAGAGCTTTTTCAGACGGGATCTGCTGGGTCCCGTCCAAGCGGATGAAGTCATCAGTGATACCTGGCCAGCGGATTACTATATCTGTGGTCGGTTATTCCCCCAGGATGTCGAGTTGAAACAGGAGGATATGGAGCAAAACCTGATGGATGATGATTTCGAGGGGAGTGATCAGTCACTCAACATGTGCTATTCCGTATATCCCTCCTCGATGGCCATTTCCTTTTCCGTAATTGCCGGGGAGACCAGGCTTAGAATACTTGCAAGCGTTGCTCGATATATCCCTATGGAAATAGAAACTGAAAGTGTACGACGGAAGACTATTATTGAATGGCATCGAGACTTCACATCCAGATGGATTGATGTGTATACTGACAGGAAGTACCAGGAGATAGAGCTTGTTCATGGTCTTCAGCTACGGGTATACCTGCAAAAGGTGTATGACGATGGTTCGCGCACACTGACAGTTGCAATGATCAACATTTTCAGGAAGCAAATGGACATCATCTCAAACAATGCCGCAACCTTCTTTCAGCCAAAAATACAGGTTTTTGGAGAGGAAGAGGGAAAAGCGGTTTTTATCGAGAAAAGAATGCGTGTCAGCCTTGGAAAAGATCCTGAGCTCCTCAATCTTGAAATGCTGTATCGCCATAACCGCACATTTGCAGTTGGGCATGGATGCAGTGCTGGGTGGAAAAGTTCAGGCGTAACGGCCACAGAGATCTTCACAGAGTTTCTGCCTGGCTACGAACTTTTTCAGATGAAGCCTGCAAGCCATGTGAAAGGTGAAATTTTGAGCTTCGAATTTCTTGGGCAGAATTCTTCTGAGGTAGTCTCTTCAGGACTTGAAGAGATGGGTGCTTCGTACGAAAAATGGATTGAACACATGAGACTGGAAATTCCAACACTTCCAGAAAGGTACCGTACGGTGGCCAGCGGAAATATTGAAAGGTGCGTGGAGACCCTAACACGGATTCGGGATGGTATTCATGTACTAGCGGAGAACGAGCTGGCTTTCAAGGCTTTCCAGATGGTTAACCAGGCCATGTTAAGGCTTCGCCTTCAACAGGGGGGGGCAGGCAACAAGGCCGGACATGGCTGGTACCCGTTTCAGCTGGCATTTATCCTTCAGCAGATCCCTTCAATATCTGATCCCTTGAATCCATACCGGGATGTTGTTGACCTCCTGTGGTTTCCCACAGGCGGGGGGAAAACAGAGGCTTATCTTGGTCTTTCTGCATTCACCATCTTTCTTAGAAGGATGGTGGCCAGGAGGCAGGGTGTTCCAGGGGGCGGAGTGACCATCCTGATGAGGTATACACTGAGGCTTCTGACACTTCAGCAGTTCGAAAGGGCTTCAGGCCTGATCTGCGCGTGTGAATTGATACGACGAGAAAATCCCGGGATCCTTGGTGATGAGGAAATCTCTGCAGGTTTATGGGTTGGCGGGGGTTTAACCCCAAATAAACGAAGTGAGGCCATACATTCACTGCAAACCATCAAGCGGGAGGGTTTTGAAGCTCTATCAGAGGATGAGGCTAATCCCTGTCAGATACTGAGATGCCCGTGGTGTAAAAACGCGATTACACCACAGTACTACGCTGTCTCTGCCGACCGGATGGTTGTTTCCTGCCCCAACAATCTTTGTGGTTTCAATCATGGTCTGCCAGTGTATGTTGTTGATGAAGACCTGTATGACCACGGTCCAGCCCTGGTGGTTGGAACCATAGACAAATTTGCCCGAATGACATGGGAGGAGAAAGTGGGCAGACTGTTTGCTCTGAACTCCAACAGGCTTCCTCCCGAACTTATTATCCAGGATGAATTACACCTTATATCGGGTCCTCTGGGCACTATTGCGGGGCTTTATGAGGCAGCAATTGATGAGTTCTGCAGGCAAGATGATGTGAAGGCAAAGATTATCTCATCAACTGCGACTATTCGTAATGCCCATAGCCAGATCCTCAATCTCTACGGGCGGGATTTCAGGCAATTCCCTCCCCAGGGTATTGATATTCGGGATTCCTATTTTGCGGAGGAGGCTGGGGCTTCCGAAAGACCAGCAAGAAAATACCTGGGTGTTATGGCTCCGGGCACCAGTGGCAACACCTTACTGATCAGGGTATACTCGATTCTTCTTTTTTCAACCCGTAATCTGAAAGCTAGCGGTTTTCCTGACAGTGTAGTGGATTCCTTCTGGACACTTGTCGGGTATTTTAACAGCCTCAAGCAACTGGGTGGGGCGGTCAACAATGTCATTGATGACGTGCATGGACGTTTAAAATACCTGTATGAGACCAAGTTCAGGGGTGCGTTCCCGGTAGGCACCAGACCACCTGAGTACCCCGAGTTCGACGAGCTTACCAGCCGGAAGGCAAATTCCGAGATTGGTGAGATCCTCAAACGCCTCGAGGTCCGGTTCCCAGATCCCAGGGCGTTTGACCTCATACTGGCCTCCAACATGCTTTCCGTTGGGATAGATATCGGGCGACTTGGGTTGATGGTGCTTCAGGGACAACCAAAATCCAATTCAGAGTACATACAGGCTACCAGCAGGGTAGGGCGCCAGAATCCCGGACTTGTCGTCACCATGAACGATGCCTCACGCAGCCGGGATCGGTCACACTATGAACAGTTCCTCACCTATCACTCGTCACTTTACAGGTATGTGGAGGCCACCAGTCTGACCCCATTTGCTGAGCGAGCGAGGGACAGGGCTCTCCATGCTGTTCTCATCAGTCTCTCCCGGCACCTTATTGATGGGCTGAGGGCTAACAGTGATGCTGTACGGGTTCGTGTCCTGCATAACAGGGTTGAGGAGATGATAGAGCGTATACTGGAAAGGGTCAGGGTGATAGACGAGTCAGAAGTTGATGGCAGTAGAGAACACCTGTATGATATTCTGGCTCACTGGGAGAATCTAGCCAGCACAGATCTGGTTTATCAGAAGTACACAAGACAACAGGGAATTCCCTTACTGACAGATAGATTTAACAGTGATGGTGATGCGATTCCTACCCTGAATTCAATGCGGAATGTTGATGTTGAATGTGATGTGATTCTGGAGGGATAGCAAATGAGACTGGGTGGACGGCGGAGAGAGTACAGAAAGGCGGGTCAGCTACGGCAGGGTCAATTCCTGACGACGTTCGGGTGCGGAGCAATTGTTGATCTGCCGGGAGAATCGGTTATTATGGCTGGAACCGATTTCTGGAGGCACCATGAAACAGATGAATTCAGGCTTTACGAGGAGACGTTGCAACGTGAGCGTAAAACTTTCCCCACCTGGTAAAATCTTCAGCTTTATAAGATAATCTTCCTCAAGATTATAGATGGAGGGAGATTTTTTATATGAACAAAACCGAGCTGCAAAAGTTATGGGAGACCCGGCTTAGTGAATTTAAAGCCAGTGGCAAGAGTGTTAAAGAATGGTGCGCTGTTCAAGATCATGTAACACCCCGGCAGGTATGGTACTGGCTTTCCAAGTTTAAAGACCAAAATGAATTGTCTTTTGCCAAATCAACCCAGTGGCTGCCTGTAGAAATAAATGAGCAATCAGCTTTGGAGC is drawn from Syntrophomonadaceae bacterium and contains these coding sequences:
- a CDS encoding ATP-dependent helicase produces the protein MVENRDELVWGLVRRDNGQFVECRCYRTQCSLFRSCRPDYPADSPEILPPERLPSCDHGEPNEEQTLPIVDLDLISRYEDKLSDGLSGDAIIIDFEDEPEIIPPIFEWKLPSSDPSPAVDRQEVIIRSLPHEYMLVQAGPGTGKTHSLLRKLEYMVDENRMVEADSVLLLCFTRAAVSEIKDRFKAGVDSGKYSDDLSRLEIRTFDSFATRVLIARNIDLTGKDYNSRIEMAIQEIQADPEIIGEMRHLIVDEIQDLVGIRARLVQAILSCKPPDCGFTLLGDSLQGIYDYQIKDCPGEPGATDLLEWIMSNFPDRLGVVTLDRNFRQNGELASFMAKSRMLLEGGTERAVRTFIRSVEELKCCGKDYNFPLPLENHKKIGILCRTNGEALKISNYFRQRGVDHVLRRHQDSPELPPWIAEVLSAGEVHLTREQFINIVTSLDLRHPMDNEKLYSVLHSVGDQNTPRVLNLNGLKRALALGARLPDELYEERRCHIFLSTIHQSKGREFEEVFLLSPRLNEKDQIMEEAKVLYVAVTRARQSLEIIKRSFSREWLTKSETVDRWLEVANKRGGGKTLVSLEVGREQDVDNQGFVDGLLVSNPEENQIYLRMHVVPGDRVEIRMGEEMDFYGIYHKRRLIGRMSMKFHLEVGEIMKEVYGSSSHRPMAFEEIYIDQVHSVVKKPETLRKTVPEPYFTSGVWHGVSLSGLAKVFWPWDCRR
- a CDS encoding helix-turn-helix domain-containing protein, with product MNKTELQKLWETRLSEFKASGKSVKEWCAVQDHVTPRQVWYWLSKFKDQNELSFAKSTQWLPVEINEQSALE